The genomic region AGACGTACGCAAAGCCTCTTGCGGGCAGATTGGGATAGCGATGAACCGTCTTTACAAGTCGGCTTTGCCGAGATAGGCTTCGAGGTAGGCGCGTTCGTAATCGTTCATTTCCATGAAACGGACGCCCAGCGTCCAGCGTTCCTCATTCAGTGGACGCACCCAGCAGACGAGTCCCTCGCAGCCGATATTTTTGTCCGGCAGCAAAATGTGGACATGGACGCGGCTATTGACCTTCATTTCGCGGGGAAACTTGATGCGCGCGCCGGTGGGGCTGAGATCGCTGGGCTTGCCTTTGTATACGGTGCTTTCCCCGGGTATGGATACACGAAGCAAAACATCCAAGCCCAGCCGGTGATGATGCCGTTTCTCGATATTCGGGCTGCTGTCCATGGGCCGATCCTCAACACGCGGCTTTCGCCGCACGCATGCGTTCGACTTAACAACCTTCGAGAATACAGGGCCAACTTCATGTCAAATTATACCATACCCGCATAGAAGTCCGAAATAGGCGGGAAAATTGAAAAATACAGGCGGCGTTTTCGGCGATTGTGCTATGATTGTCGCGGAAGAACCGGGTTTGGTTCGATGGGAGTGAAATGAAAGCAGCCCAGTGGTTTGCCCCGCGCGACATCCGGCTGGTCGAGGTTGAAAAACCCGTGCCCAAGCCGCACGAGGCGCTGATCAAGGTCGAATCGGTCGGTATTTGCGGTTCGGACCTGCATTACTATCTGGACGGCCGGATTGGCTCGACGGTTATCACCCGCCCGATCATTCTCGG from Candidatus Hydrogenedentota bacterium harbors:
- a CDS encoding PilZ domain-containing protein, which produces MDSSPNIEKRHHHRLGLDVLLRVSIPGESTVYKGKPSDLSPTGARIKFPREMKVNSRVHVHILLPDKNIGCEGLVCWVRPLNEERWTLGVRFMEMNDYERAYLEAYLGKADL